One Candidatus Neomarinimicrobiota bacterium DNA window includes the following coding sequences:
- a CDS encoding YfhO family protein has product AILYYSAKKGLKPYILGFAIIGLTIFDLGRIDTKIIGNINTRHASFLDKSTQISLLDKYLLDKMDSGEIFRIFPVENLFSTKEFAARGIESIGGYHPAKLWVYQSYLDFTSIDRSFVNKYFKRETNSNRTVLREPSEINKRTSGLDLAAISILNVKYIVSAFPMNEPKFELIKKFEIEENEFNFPIYLYNFNEGMPRAWLVNRARVFETEKNIVGFMRMQIMDPTKEVFLSSPPDTPLDSTAVGKVEIIKYSLNQIEIAVETSGQMILVISELYYPAGWKMFMDDNPIEMKPANYILRSVEIPPGSHIIRMDSRPPAFTVGLTLTAVGYLAIAGIFIFPIVKRKLS; this is encoded by the coding sequence GCTATTTTATATTACAGCGCAAAAAAAGGATTAAAGCCGTATATACTCGGGTTTGCTATTATTGGTTTGACGATATTTGATTTAGGCAGAATAGATACTAAAATAATTGGTAATATAAATACCAGACACGCATCATTTCTTGATAAATCAACCCAGATAAGTCTCTTAGATAAATATTTACTTGATAAGATGGACTCCGGCGAAATATTCAGAATATTTCCGGTCGAAAATCTCTTTTCCACAAAAGAATTTGCCGCTCGCGGCATAGAGAGCATCGGAGGATACCATCCCGCTAAGTTATGGGTGTACCAATCTTATCTGGATTTTACTTCAATAGATAGATCGTTCGTAAATAAATATTTCAAAAGAGAGACGAATTCGAATCGGACGGTCTTGCGAGAGCCATCCGAAATAAATAAACGTACGTCCGGTCTCGACCTCGCAGCGATATCAATTTTAAACGTAAAATATATAGTAAGCGCTTTTCCAATGAACGAACCTAAATTCGAGCTCATAAAGAAGTTCGAGATCGAAGAAAACGAATTTAATTTTCCGATATACCTGTATAATTTTAATGAAGGTATGCCCCGCGCATGGCTGGTAAATAGGGCACGCGTGTTTGAAACAGAAAAGAATATCGTCGGTTTTATGCGGATGCAAATTATGGATCCCACGAAAGAAGTATTTCTGTCTTCACCACCGGACACACCCCTTGATTCAACCGCAGTCGGTAAAGTAGAGATAATAAAATATTCATTGAATCAGATTGAAATAGCTGTTGAAACATCAGGTCAGATGATTCTCGTCATTTCAGAATTATACTATCCGGCGGGTTGGAAGATGTTTATGGACGATAATCCTATAGAAATGAAACCTGCGAATTATATTCTCAGGAGTGTGGAAATTCCACCCGGTTCACATATTATTAGAATGGATTCTCGACCACCAGCTTTCACGGTTGGATTAACTTTAACAGCAGTAGGCTATTTGGCTATTGCGGGAATATTCATCTTCCCGATTGTAAAACGAAAATTGAGTTAA